TGTGTTTTATTTATCTTGTTTAAAAGATAAAACTATATTTTCAAGTTAAGCAACTTTCAAGAAACAATATGTGTTAGGGATACTGTACAAAGCAACacattatccaaaaaaaaagaagtaaatttCAAGTATTGTTTTGGCTTGTTTGTGAAATTCTGCGTATCATTGAAATTATAACCACTTTCCAATAAACAAGCATTTGCAGCCCAATTAAGCAATGGATGCTAGCAATCGTTTGAGGTTTAGTTATGGAATGGGCTTCCTTGTTTGACCCTCCATCCAGTCAGAAAAACAAACTATGGACAAAATTAAGTCAAATTAATATGAAATAGAACAGAGCATCTGATGAAGCTCACACTCAACATGGTATGCAATGGAGCATTTTTATGATGTATTatagttaaaaaaatttattgccAGCAAAAGTTCACTTTTACCTTAGAAGTTTTATTGCAATGTTACTTTAAGGGTAATTACAGCATATCTACTAATACCAACTTCTTGGGGCTTATTTTGTAGCAAAATGATATGAATTAGTGGTGAAAATACTAATTCAGAAAGTTCTATAATAGTACTTAGTCCTAGCGTTCAACATTCCTTGGTAAGGAGAAATAGagtcattttcttttattgtatttgacaACGTGATACACTTCATTGCGAGTTAAACACAAAATTGGAATGAAGTTATATCATTTTaaaagtaaattttatttttcaactaAATTTAACAAGATAAGGCAATCTACTTACAAAATACGAATCATGCTACATAACGATGCCCTCTTTAGTTGCGTTAAGCAACAATTGAGTGTTTCATGATTCTAATCACGATAGTTTCATGCAAATTCAAGGTGGATATTCCACCATTTCAAATTTGAATCGTGGAGATTGTATTTTGGACTATCCACAAAAGTTGGCAAGCCCGTTACATGAACAATGCCTATAGACATATGAGTGTGTTAGTATCTGTAgttgttctctctctctctaggtAGAATAAAAGTTTGAGTGAGTTCGATTTCGATCACCACTCGAAATCTATAGTTCAATTGGTGATTTTGTTATATGTGATTGGTTTAATCAACGCTTAATAGAGCGATTTTCACCAAGAATACAAAAGAAACAATTTCATTCCTTTTATTCCCACGTCCATGTTTCAAGTcaattgatggataatttgTATAACAAAGAGCGAATTACACTATACAGCACCATCTTTACTTAAATGTCTTGTAATCGGTAGCTCAATTGGTGATTCAATTAGATGTGATTAGTTCGATCAATACTTACTATCACAATTTCACCAGGATTACACGAGTAATAATCTCATTGCTTTTCACTTTAATCCTCATTTCAAGTCAATTGATGAACAATTCATGTTACAAATTGCGAATTATCCTATACATTACCTTTCATTACTTAAACATTTGTAATCTGTAGCTCAATCAATGATTCTGTTATATGTGATCGATTTGATCAATGGTTACTGTTGCCGTTTCACCACGAGAAATAATTTCATTCCAATTGTTTTCGCACCCTCGTTTCAAGTCAATCAATGAATAATTTGTATTACAAATAGTGAATTACTGGCCCTCAATACCTTTCATTACTTAAACGTCTCATAATCCGACAAGGATGCCAATTGAAGCTAATGGCATTGTTTGttaatttcaattcaaatctgctTCACAATATACttcatatacacacacatatatatatatgcacattTATACACTCACACACATTTATATTTGCATATATATCTTTTCATTCACAACTTGTATTCTCATTGTAATTACAACTTCCACTTCAATTATGACCACACAATAACATTCACTACTACACACGTCATATTGTTACCCCGCAATATGTAACTAACAATACACACATCCCACATCACACGTGTATctattatttatgtatatataatCGCCCAAACACTTCGTTTCTTGTTTCTTCTATGCATGTCCTGCTAACTTTGACTACTTCGTTTCTTCGGTTTACTTAAAATTTTCTTCTCTTGCACTATTATCCAAGATAATTCTAAATCATCATTAAGCAAGGTAATTCTAGATCCTAATGTCCGTTTGTTTTATGAGCTTATCTTATATTGATTAACATCTTTCTATATATAAAGCACGAGGCATGACCTTTGgggttactttttttttttattctttttatatcAATTTTACCCTCATGTAAGCAACGATTTACACGTAATTACCACAAACAAAAATTTGGCAATTattaaatttcaaaaactttCAACAACTTCTGCTATTTTAATAACTTCCAACGACTTCTACTATTTTAATTTTCcacatcttcttcttcttcttttttttaaagattAGACTCCTAATTACTACTACTCTTTCATTATAAAGAAAACTATTTGTCTAGTGTGCACACCCATCGATGTGCTTTTTCCACTAGTTGTATTTTTCTCGAAAACCGATAGAAACACACACACCAGTTAGATTAGAAACACTCAGGAGTCATCGCCAAATTGAGTCAAAAATTAATCTAAGGGGGACCTACTAGGAAACCCTGTTCAGCCAATTGATGACAGAACAAGGCCCCAATGGACCTTAAACCCAGGTTGAAGAACCCACAATCTTTCGATGTGGGACGGAAGCCCcatcccccctcccccccccccacGAGCGCACCCTCACCAAATAAATGGTTTGCTTTTTCTCGGAAACCGATAGAAACACACACACCCAGTTAGATTAGAAACACTCAGGAGTCATTGCCACTAGTTGTATACATTGCCATTTTACAGCATAATTGACCATTCTTTTTCTTCCTGGCTAGCCCTCCTGTTATGCTGTTactacctttttttttcccggCCATTTCATTCGTTTCAGCCACATTCtgcttcatttttcaccatcAACATTTTCTGCTACATGACGGGCAACAAAAACACATTATGTATAAGAATCAGAAAAGAAGAACAAACAAAAAGACAAGTGAAACCACCATTGCATAAATTTCACACGCTGGATAAATGAATCCACAACATGCAATGCACTCCAGGTAGAACAAATTAAATGAactaaaatgattttcttgCTATGAATTTAGTATCATGTTATGTGGAACACTTTCCTTTTCAGCATTTTAAAAGGACTAATGAGGAATCCTCACATTTGTGAGGTTTGTTTCAATGGCTCAATTCTCTACCCATGCTGTCACGCATCTAAGTAGAATAAGAGAGAAAAAACCTACCCCAAAACCATTTCGAGCTTCTGCATTAGGAACTACCTATGATGCCGTAACCACCAAAATGTGCAGGGCAAGGTAGTCTCCTGACAGGTAATGGACAGCCCTTTCACCACCAAACTCATGAAAGCAAACAGAGATGATACAAACTGCGTTACACTccaattttatcaaacaaatTAACTCTCATAGGTCAAATAATTTGCGGCTTCATTTCCATAGGGATCTTTCTTCAGTGGAGCACAAACAACACAGGCCTCATAAACTTATCTGCATGCTTCTGATTCCCATTGCTAAGATTACTGCCATATTTAGGAGTCAAGAATGTCAATGGATAAAAGGGGATGTAAACTTTGACTAGCTCTTTCAACATGGGTTTGAAatttacaagaagaaaaggcGCCGATCATTCCTCCTGCCTCAGGAACAAGGAAGAAATTATATTGTAAACAAGGAtaaccatttttttcttttaaaggaTAACTTAACAACCAATCCAAGAATATAACAATGGAACCATTAAACAAGCAAACAATTAGAGTCTGTCCTGAGGCCGTTCTCCAATAACAATGCAATGAATGGGGTAAGGCAATGTATATGTAGAACCACAGTTGCAAACCAGCTGCACAACAGATAAAACAAACACGAActtatttgagcatcaaaataTTGCTAAGCTAAGAAAATAAAGGTTGTTAGTTCCACAATTTAACAACCAACAAGGTGGAAAGCCAGAATTGTCCCAATTGAAAAGTTCAACAGATTCCTAATAATGGAGAAGTAACTAGCATGGATATGCCAAGACTATGGCAAGGTAAGAGTCCATGAATAACATTTCAAGATATGTTAACCAAAAGTGACTCACTTTTTCTTACTGGTGGAGAACTTCTGAGAATGGACCAGGATTAACTAATGAAAATGCACAAAAGCTCCTTACTCGCAGCAGACAATTGGCAGATATTTGGAAGCCCTTGAACTTTAACTTGTGCTCAGATCTCCAGTACGATCTATTTGTTAAAATTTCAGAACTAGAAGATAGAGGATGAAGAGACATCGTAAGGTTCTAGAAGATCAGCATATAAATATATACTATCACAttactaacatcaattttgAAGCTAatgaaataatcaaataaatttggAAATAGTAGATTCAACTTATTAAAAAGCTAAATACCATAATGAAAAGCTGTTAATGCAAACGAAACAAAGGATCTAAATGGCTTTCTGTAACCAGCTAGAGAggaaaattcattaaattttggAAGATTTTCCTGGATGTGCTACCTAGGGTGCACATAAAAATTCATTACAAAATTCAGTACCTATTGCTCAGGATTTTAACATAGTTGCATAAAGACTTAATAGTTGACACTCAGGATGAACGCAAAGGGTATGCTTAACAAATGCAAGTTGGAAAGGAAGTGGTGTTCTCTCCCCTTTTAAGTTTCCCTACTATGGTGTTCTTTATCCACTGTGGACTAATGAGTAGTTGAATATGTGCAATTTGGTTATCTTGAGAAgaggatttatttattttcgGATTCCTATCATTTATGCATGTTTCACAATGAACCATTTCATCCTTGCAAACTTATTTGGTTTACAGAAGATTCTTGACATTATTTTCAAGAGAAAGATGCCCTTTTTGTTTCTTCCACTGATATGCTTGTAAATGTCTTATATCTGGCATTTAGATACTAAAGCTTTTTGGAATCAGAAGGTTCAGGAACTTTTTCAAAACAACAATTTGCTTCACTTATTAATTTTGTATAACCAAAGGAGACATAAATCATAGTTCCTTTCTCTGTTTCAAAAGGAAACACGAAACAAGAATGGTAAAAAAGGTCACAAGAGATTGGGTCCTCTGCTTGCTTTCTATCTCCAATATTAGCATGTGTTCTCCTCAGTCAACCTATACAGAAGAAACTAATTTGCACTGCAGAATTTGATTTCTATAGAACCTTTCTCTGTAAGACACAGTAAAACTACTATATATAGAGCTTACTTTCACAACTTTTgaatattaaagaaaagattattGAACTTACAACATGAAAAGTTACATTATCACCAAACCATGAAGATGAATAAAGATTAAGGTATACGAATCAACTGGTGAAATCAGCTAACACAAGATGTGCAAGAAGTTTCTCCATCTCAATCTACAAGTGAAAGAGGACAGTAATCATTAACCAAAACAAAACTCACATGTACATCTACCAGCACCAAGAATTGGCATATTCATTTACCTCGGTGTTATGCAGATCATTATATTCTGGGTAGAGAAGGATCTGTAGGATCATAAGCACCataatatgtgaaagttaataaattaaataatagCTTCTACAGAGATTGGGGAACTTAGGCTGCTTTCTTATAAAGGCGGTAAGCATTCCAATGGTGCAGATGCCCAACGTGTTATCAGAAGAAACACCTTGTCCAAGCAAACCATTAATTTCCTAGCAGATAAAGGATTCCGTGATACAAGAGCGGTGCTCATGTTAATAAGGAGTACAGCTCCCAAACTTTTCTCAACTTCACTCGTAGGGACAACAATGGTGTCCATCAGCTTCGCAGAAGGTCCATCTACTTCATCCATGATGTTGCCTTAACCAACTTTTAGAGTTTACGGAGATGGaattaagtaaataaaaaagataCCTATTGTAATCACAATATAATATTATTAAAACAAAAAGGTATAAGACATCAAATCTCAATCTACACCAACTTGCAGAAGAACGAAACCTTAACAATATCCTGACCCTGACCAGAATACATAGCAAGTTGCAAAAGTTCAATAGGCACAAACAATTAAATATCTGCACATACACCATGACAAATTATCAAAGGTCCCTCATACACTAAATGCCTGCTGAAACCGGGAATTCCAAGGATGGTTGGACAAGGTGATAAACATTGTATAGAAGGTTACAGCCAAATAATCAGCGGCAGACAATGTCACCAAGACTGAGTCAGATAACAGCAGAGGCATCCTATGTTCAATTTGTGAAGCTTTAGCATGAAGGATGCAGCTAGACAATCTTCCAAAGTGGCCATGAAAATTAGTTTCAGATATCAAGATATCATTATTTTCTCATAACATAAAGAAATAGAATTTCTATAAATAAAGCATAAGCATCAAGATAAAATATGCTTTATCACATACCAACATGCAGACACAGCACACCAGAAAAAGTCAGAAACGCCCTATAGCACCAAAATGTTACCAAAAAGAGAAGATAAATACCCAATCAACGAATACAGGCTTCAAATAATTGCATTAGTCAGATGTCACTTAAAGGTGAAAATAGTCTAAAAAACCAAAACCATCACTTCAAGCAACCTACCAGGGGACTTAGCTAATTCGACTAACCTTCAGTTCTAGCTTGTTTATCAAATTCGTACATGCTCCAAAGTTTCTATCCCACCAAAAACTCACCCCATAGGACACTCGCACACCACAGGTAAATTATGACACAACTAAGCAGCAGGTTAAAGAACATTGGTCATTCAGATTAGTCAGAAGTAGCAGTAGGCTGCACTTATTGCCCCACACttcaaaggggaaaaaaagtgTGCATATCTCTTATGGGATGTAAAGCCACCTCTTTGACAGAGGATCTACACCACAGTCTCATACTTTTACATTGCAATACTTCAAATAATAAGTCAGAAAGATATTAATGTGGATAAAGTACCAGGACAAACCACAAAGCTATGCATCATATTcacaaacttttcaaaatttgactgCATCTCCTCCTGCCACAAAGTATCTATAGAGAATAAAAATCTAGTGCGATGTCTGCAGCAACACTATCTGATGTTGATTtgaaaataagtaaaataaatgTAGATAAAGCATCTTGACAAACCTAcagaataaaattaaaatgaaacatTGAGAAATGGATCAAATTTACAAGCCAAGGAACAGTATTTATGATTTTGGTTCACATGAATATTCATTTAGACAAGAACTATCACCATAAATTAGAAACTGACACACCTCAGGGTTCCCCTGTAGGAAGTCAATAGGACCACTAGTCTCCGCTAATGTAATCAAAATGTCATATAGgttaaaaatgttaaaattgATATTCAAATATTTCTTGATttccaataattacaaaaactTTCATGCAGCCGCTTTGTACAATTTAACATAATTCATAATTCTAAGACCCAATAAAAGTTGCcgcccaaaaaaataaaaaaaaaacaaacacacACTCTAAAATTACCACTTGGCAAGTGTCGGTCTATAAGTATATATCGGTCTATCATACTATGTCTTACACTGAATTTGAACAGCTTGAGAAACCCATCACTAGCAAGCTAATTTGCAGTCAACCTCACTGCAAATTATTACCCATTGAAGGGAGCAGATACCTCATCTTCCATTCCCAATCACAATCTTTAACTTTGAAAAGAAATTAAGACAAAATCAGACAACCTATAAACTCGAAGACATAAAATTGGATATAATTATGCAACTTGTGTACCGTTGGGCTTCAACTATTTCAAAACAGTAAATTAATGTCATAGGATTGAACTTTCATCCACCGTGTGCATAGCAAGAACCTCTAATGGAATCAAGAAAAGAATTTCCAATTTGTATTAACATGGGCAGATTAAAGTATTCTAAATACACCAGAACAAAAGACAAAGCTCAATATCTCTTGTCATTAACCGACTATTTGCGTAACCCTTAGTTTCTCAAGTTTTTTTGCCAATGTCAGCACTGTATCTTCCTTCCCCTCATCAAGAAGAGCTTGCTTTAAGTTCTTAAACATTGGAGTTGGAGGTCTAATTCCCATATCTAACATCTGCTGAAAATATCTGCAGGCATCTTCCAATTTATTCTCATGGGACAAACTGTTAATCAATGATGAGAACATATGCATCCCAGGAAGGAATCCCTTAGCCTTCATCTGATTCCACACCCTCAAAGCCATATCTGTCCGCTCCTCATTGCAGAACATTCGCACCATAATCTCATATGTGCTAATAGTTGGCTCGCATCCTGGTTCATCATTCATTTTCTGGAAAACAGCATATGCTTCTTGTGTTCTATGAGCCTTAATAAGATGATGAAGTATTATATCATAAGTTCGAGAATTAGGACCAACACCACATATCCTCATCTCATCAACAATCCGGTAAGCATCATGGATTCGCATTGACCAACAATATGCCCCCACAACTGCATTGTACGTGGGTGCTTCAAGAGCATGACCACCAGTCTTGGCCAGTTCAAAAAACTTGAGGGCCTCACTCAACCTTTTCTCTGATCCCAAAGCATTGATCAAAGTACAGTATATATGAGGAGTTGCTTTAATGCCCTTCCTCTCCATTTCATGATACTTTTCAACTGCTTCATGATAGTTTTTAGCCTTGCAATAAGCATGGATCATAATACCATAACTTACAACATCTGGTGCAAAACCATCATCTCTCATTTCACGACAAACTTCATTTAATCTCAACAAATTCTGCTCTTGGCCCCACCCTTCCAACAATATGGTATATGACTTAATATCAGGCTTAAACCTTTTATTCTTCCATTCGTCAAACACCTGCTGTGCCTTCTCCGGATGCCTGGACTTGCATAAAGTATCAATCAATCTGTTATAGTCTTGTAATTCTGGCCTCAGCCCAAATTTTTCCATACTCTCAAATGCA
This sequence is a window from Coffea eugenioides isolate CCC68of chromosome 7, Ceug_1.0, whole genome shotgun sequence. Protein-coding genes within it:
- the LOC113778454 gene encoding pentatricopeptide repeat-containing protein At1g71060, mitochondrial — encoded protein: MKHLLATIRRRHCRHAAPFLQLAYYQSLKPQSPSEPATSLTKSSWSIHENPMPIQDVNGLQIAEQADRICQILSNHNGSGNVDSAVKSASVEIKITQLLVQEVLKKLSNAGLLALSFFRWAEKQKGIKHTSASYNTLIESLGKVKQFKMVWKLVEEMRQQGMLSKDSFALISRRYARARKVKEAIDAFESMEKFGLRPELQDYNRLIDTLCKSRHPEKAQQVFDEWKNKRFKPDIKSYTILLEGWGQEQNLLRLNEVCREMRDDGFAPDVVSYGIMIHAYCKAKNYHEAVEKYHEMERKGIKATPHIYCTLINALGSEKRLSEALKFFELAKTGGHALEAPTYNAVVGAYCWSMRIHDAYRIVDEMRICGVGPNSRTYDIILHHLIKAHRTQEAYAVFQKMNDEPGCEPTISTYEIMVRMFCNEERTDMALRVWNQMKAKGFLPGMHMFSSLINSLSHENKLEDACRYFQQMLDMGIRPPTPMFKNLKQALLDEGKEDTVLTLAKKLEKLRVTQIVG